In Candidatus Eremiobacterota bacterium, a single window of DNA contains:
- a CDS encoding diguanylate cyclase, with the protein MKEQHRILVVDDDEVIRTMLIQLLESSGFLAQSARDGREALGRVSEYCPDLIILDVNMPEMDGYEVCRILRSGEEGHEIPIIFLSAKSELEDRMMGFRMGADDYVAKPFSFDELHARVKVSLKKMERLDKERKRLKILEEEAKRDETTGVYTRKFFETKARDEIKRSRDLSSPLSLLAIDIDGLQSINTEYGFQQGNRTLTQVGETLASHVPANGILARYEGGEFAVVLPDTDLMKAEEIAEVLRTVVEARTVSLFPSGFIHVTVSIGAALLGPREGMDHLVKRGEQALSRAKSTGKNKICVA; encoded by the coding sequence TTGAAAGAGCAGCACAGAATCCTGGTAGTTGATGACGACGAGGTCATCCGCACCATGCTTATCCAGCTTCTTGAATCATCGGGCTTTCTCGCCCAGTCGGCCAGGGATGGCAGGGAAGCACTCGGCAGGGTGTCGGAGTATTGCCCCGATCTCATCATCCTGGATGTGAACATGCCCGAAATGGACGGCTACGAGGTGTGCCGGATACTTCGGAGCGGAGAGGAAGGCCACGAGATCCCCATTATCTTTCTCTCCGCGAAATCGGAGCTTGAAGACCGCATGATGGGCTTCAGAATGGGCGCCGATGATTACGTGGCCAAGCCTTTCAGCTTTGATGAGCTCCACGCGAGGGTCAAGGTCTCCCTCAAGAAGATGGAACGCCTTGACAAGGAGCGTAAAAGGCTGAAAATCCTCGAGGAGGAGGCAAAGCGCGATGAGACCACAGGAGTCTATACAAGGAAGTTCTTTGAGACAAAGGCCAGGGACGAGATAAAGAGGTCCCGGGATCTCTCCTCTCCCCTCTCCCTCCTTGCCATTGACATTGACGGGCTCCAGTCGATCAATACTGAGTATGGCTTCCAGCAGGGGAACAGGACCCTTACCCAGGTAGGGGAGACCCTGGCTTCCCATGTCCCTGCCAATGGAATACTTGCCCGCTACGAGGGCGGGGAATTTGCCGTGGTCCTTCCCGATACGGACCTGATGAAAGCCGAGGAGATTGCCGAGGTGCTCCGCACAGTGGTGGAGGCCCGCACTGTATCGCTCTTTCCCTCGGGCTTCATCCATGTGACGGTGAGCATTGGCGCCGCATTGCTTGGTCCCCGTGAAGGGATGGATCATCTCGTGAAAAGAGGGGAGCAGGCCCTCTCCAGGGCGAAAAGCACAGGGAAAAACAAGATCTGTGTCGCCTGA
- a CDS encoding outer membrane lipoprotein-sorting protein, with translation MKYLAGLCMLLIVCSAPYAHAASNIDARQLVDHLYIPSGQMPVHDLVIELEESVAGSADSSLVPSGKDKIYFKAPNKLRIDSVLIDPGGPFDGRNMIIIRDGINAWHYLSTGQYPVKKKADEPSAPLNLPFGVMRYPQDVDKQYTVSGSETIDGVQTSVVKITNPSNPSEEVTACIDRTRWVPLKVSLKQKDKGGEVTKKVLYKQIGQTKDGRYFPMKLEIFRNESLVRVVVYKAVAVNAGLDESLFQPMDKFVK, from the coding sequence ATGAAATATCTTGCAGGGCTCTGTATGCTTCTCATAGTGTGTTCTGCTCCTTATGCCCATGCCGCTTCAAATATTGACGCGCGGCAGCTCGTCGATCACCTTTATATCCCCTCGGGTCAGATGCCTGTCCATGACCTGGTCATTGAGCTCGAGGAGAGCGTAGCGGGCTCGGCCGATTCTTCGCTTGTCCCGTCAGGCAAGGACAAGATCTATTTCAAGGCGCCCAACAAGCTCAGGATTGACTCGGTCCTTATCGATCCCGGCGGACCCTTTGACGGGAGGAACATGATAATCATCCGCGACGGGATCAATGCCTGGCATTACCTTTCAACGGGCCAGTATCCCGTGAAAAAGAAAGCCGACGAGCCCAGCGCCCCCCTCAACCTGCCCTTCGGAGTAATGCGCTATCCCCAGGACGTGGACAAGCAGTACACCGTTTCAGGGAGCGAGACTATTGACGGCGTACAGACAAGCGTGGTGAAAATCACCAATCCCTCCAATCCCTCTGAGGAGGTCACCGCATGTATTGACAGGACACGATGGGTACCCCTGAAGGTGAGCCTCAAGCAGAAGGACAAGGGAGGCGAGGTGACCAAGAAGGTCCTTTACAAGCAGATAGGGCAGACCAAGGACGGCCGCTATTTCCCTATGAAGCTTGAGATCTTCAGGAATGAATCACTGGTGCGCGTGGTGGTCTACAAGGCAGTTGCCGTGAACGCAGGCCTTGACGAGAGCCTCTTCCAGCCCATGGACAAGTTCGTCAAGTAA
- a CDS encoding trypsin-like peptidase domain-containing protein: MNRTFVAGFAGALVGALLVIAYLHLFARMPGAPAAPSPLPSPSLVTHLESGSSVTAAVDKILPSVVYIDTKAFAEVVSPSNDPLGNLFGFPMNRSQVVPREGRGSGVIVSEEGLILTNEHVVHGATEILVTLSNEQHFPAKVKGADILSDIAMLVVDAKALKAAVLGNSDDLRIGESVVAVGSPYRFQQTVTVGVLSGRGRSISEQSKDFQDLLQTDAAINPGNSGGPLVNTRGEVIGINTAIIPYAQGIGFAIPINTVKNIMEQLIAHGKVSRPYIGIMMQDLNEQIARYYRLPLKEGIIIVGVAPGSPAAASGLQIRDIITEMNGTALKDAEALRKLVKGLKVGDSVSLKVWRMGRSGMVNLKMAETP; this comes from the coding sequence ATGAACAGAACTTTTGTTGCAGGCTTTGCAGGCGCCCTTGTGGGGGCCCTTCTTGTCATTGCCTATCTTCATCTCTTCGCAAGGATGCCGGGAGCCCCTGCGGCGCCTTCCCCGCTCCCCTCCCCCTCATTGGTGACGCACCTGGAGAGCGGCTCGTCAGTCACTGCCGCCGTGGATAAAATCCTGCCGTCAGTCGTCTATATAGACACCAAGGCTTTTGCTGAAGTAGTATCCCCCTCGAATGATCCTCTGGGGAATCTTTTCGGCTTTCCCATGAACCGCTCGCAGGTAGTGCCCCGCGAAGGGCGCGGCTCCGGCGTAATAGTCAGTGAAGAGGGCCTGATCCTCACCAACGAGCATGTGGTCCATGGCGCCACCGAGATACTTGTGACCCTCTCAAATGAGCAGCACTTCCCAGCAAAGGTGAAAGGTGCCGATATCCTCTCTGATATTGCCATGCTGGTCGTTGATGCAAAGGCCCTCAAGGCGGCTGTTCTCGGCAACTCCGATGATCTCAGGATAGGCGAGAGTGTCGTGGCCGTCGGGAGCCCTTACCGGTTTCAGCAGACGGTGACGGTGGGGGTCTTAAGCGGCAGGGGGAGAAGCATCTCCGAGCAGTCCAAGGACTTCCAGGATCTCCTCCAGACTGACGCCGCCATCAATCCAGGGAACTCGGGAGGCCCTCTCGTCAACACCAGGGGGGAGGTTATCGGCATCAACACCGCTATCATTCCCTACGCCCAGGGGATCGGCTTTGCCATCCCCATCAATACGGTCAAGAACATCATGGAGCAGCTTATTGCCCATGGCAAGGTGAGCCGTCCCTATATAGGCATCATGATGCAGGATCTCAACGAGCAGATCGCACGGTATTACAGGCTTCCGCTCAAGGAAGGCATCATTATCGTCGGAGTGGCACCTGGAAGCCCTGCGGCGGCATCAGGCCTCCAGATCAGGGATATCATCACCGAGATGAATGGCACGGCCCTCAAAGACGCCGAGGCTCTCAGGAAGCTGGTGAAAGGCCTTAAAGTGGGTGATTCTGTGTCCCTCAAGGTGTGGCGCATGGGGAGGAGCGGCATGGTGAACCTTAAAATGGCTGAAACGCCCTAG